Proteins found in one Triticum urartu cultivar G1812 chromosome 4, Tu2.1, whole genome shotgun sequence genomic segment:
- the LOC125553112 gene encoding LRR receptor-like serine/threonine-protein kinase FLS2 — protein sequence MERCCLLLLFVAFLWPAASATPCHPDDLRALRGFAGELGGGGALLRTAWSGASCCAWEGVGCDSASGRVTVLRLPWRGLAGHIPGASLAGLVWLEELFLGSNHFEGVIPHELFGLVRLRKLSLASNELTGELSPRLGELTHLTLLDLSANRFFGPLPDVFGDLTSLEHLAMHSNGFSGFLPPSLSSLSSLHELNLRNNSMSGPIARVSFSDMPLLASLDFSTNSLTGWLPASLAGCGELKSLNLANNILVGTIPSWIGDFDNLWYLNLSNNSFVGEVPKSLLRLNGLATAGRSSGMVFINMPSFVNHERRALDEQPNTITGTNNTVRSGRNNTMSGNDNIVMSGDSNTVSGSFNTLVCGNNNILSGDHHVVSGSNHIVTNSFNKVTGCTNNVSGSNHTVSGSNNTVTGSSNTVSGNNHVVSGSNRVVTGD from the coding sequence ATGGAGAGGTGCTGCCTGCTGCTCCTCTTCGTGGCGTTCCTCTGGCCGGCGGCCAGCGCGACGCCGTGCCACCCTGACGACCTCCGCGCGCTGCGGGGCTTCGCCGGGGAGCTCGGTGGCGGGGGAGCCCTCCTCCGCACCGCATGGTCCGGCGCCTCGTGCTGCGCCTGGGAAGGTGTGGGCTGCGACAGCGCCAGCGGCCGCGTCACGGTGCTGCGGCTACCCTGGCGCGGCCTCGCGGGGCACATCCCAGGAGCCTCCCTGGCGGGCCTCGTGTGGCTGGAGGAGCTCTTCCTCGGCTCGAACCATTTCGAGGGCGTCATCCCACACGAGCTCTTCGGCCTCGTCAGGCTAAGGAAGCTCTCCCTCGCATCCAACGAGCTCACCGGCGAGCTGAGCCCACGCCTCGGTGAGCTCACACACCTTACCTTGTTGGATTTGTCCGCCAACCGCTTCTTCGGCCCCTTGCCGGACGTGTTCGGTGACCTCACGTCGCTAGAGCATTTGGCCATGCATTCCAATGGCTTCTCCGGCTTCTTGCCACCGTCTCTTTCATCACTATCTTCCCTCCATGAGCTCAACCTCCGAAACAACTCCATGTCCGGTCCGATTGCTCGTGTTAGCTTCTCCGACATGCCACTTCTTGCGTCGCTTGACTTTTCCACAAACTCCCTGACTGGGTGGCTCCCGGCTAGCCTCGCGGGCTGTGGTGAGCTCAAGTCGCTCAACCTTGCCAACAACATATTGGTCGGCACCATCCCGTCGTGGATTGGTGATTTTGACAACCTTTGGTACTTGAATCTCTCAAATAATTCATTTGTTGGTGAGGTACCCAAGAGTTTGTTACGGCTCAATGGCCTCGCCACCGCGGGTCGCTCATCGGGTATGGTTTTCATTAACATGCCCTCTTTCGTAAATCACGAAAGAAGAGCACTCGATGAACAACCAAATACCATAACTGGGACCAACAACACTGTTAGATCTGGGCGCAACAACACCATGTCTGGGAACGACAACATTGTCATGTCCGGAGACAGCAACACTGTGTCCGGGAGCTTCAACACCCTCGTATGTGGAAACAACAATATTCTAAGTGGTGACCACCATGTTGTATCTGGGAGCAACCATATTGTAACTAACAGTTTCAATAAAGTGACTGGGTGCACCAATAACGTATCTGGGAGCAACCATACTGTATCCGGGAGCAACAATACCGTAACTGGGAGCAGCAATACGGTATCTGGGAACAACCATGTCGTGTCTGGGAGCAACAGAGTCGTAACCGGAGATTAA